TCTgtaaaaaagtaaaattgggttgtggaaattttgggaaagcaaagtgaaacaattgaaaaggagattggctaaaagactgggctgattaatccaaaatgcataccctgattattggtgccagtaactccaatcagataagttccttattccttctccaacagtcatccaaatttggattttccttttcattcttaattgtcaAAATCAtcatgtttcgtcactaataatcttactcttctaaagcttttgaggtaagtttcgttccaaacaaataaaaaggaatgtcaaggtatactaccaagattcaagattgcataatgcaaaatacggccacgaGAGGCGGGAAGTAATAGGATGAAAATAAGATATGGTTGTGAGAAAAGTTGAATCAAAAAAGTGGTTCAGaaatgtcaggagagacatatgattacaattgaaagggtttgaagtgaaaacaacagttaGGGATCCTacggttaaggatcaattacaaggataAAGCAGTCTTTTCAACCACTCCAACGCAGTAAAACAGGACAAAGAGAAACCCCAccctcagcaagaatgccacaactaaccaccatgccttaaattaacaaaattttctttgatttgaaacaggggcaaaaacaatatttgtttCAGGAAAAACCCGGTGAgggaagcaatcaggcgtccacctggagaacaaggaagagcaatggaagtgttagaaatcaggcgtccacctggagaacaaggaagagcaatggaagtgttagaaatcaggcgtccacctggagaaaaaggaagaacaatggaagtattagcagtcaggcgtccacctggagaacaaggaagagcaatggaagtattagcaatcaggcgtccacctggagaacaaggaagagcgatggaagtattagcaatcaggcgtccacctggagaacaaggaagaacagttaaagtattagcaatcaggcgtccatctggagaacaaggaagagcaatggaagtattagcaatcaggcctccacctggagaacaaggaagagcaatggaagtattagcaatcaggcgtccacctggagaacaaggaagagcaatggaagtgttagaaatcaggcgtccacctggagaacaaggaagagcaatggaagtgttagaaatcaggcgtccacctggagaacaaggaagagcaatggaagtattagcaatcaggcgtccacctggagaacaaggaagagcgatGGAAGTgttagcaatcaggcatccacctggagaacaaggaagagcattggaagtattagcaatcaggcgtccacctggagaacaaggaagagcgatggaagtattagcaatcaagtgtccacctggagaacaaggaagaacagttgaagtattagcaatcaggcgtccacctggagaacaaggaagagcaatggaagtattagcaatcaggcgtccacctggagaacaaggaagagcagttgaagtatcagcaatcaggcgtccacctggagaacaaggaagagcgatggaagtattagcaatcaggcgtccacctggagaacaaggaagagcagttgcaGTATCAGCAATCTGGCGTCCACCTGGCAAACAAGGAAGAGCGATgaaagtattagcaatcaggcgtccacctggagaacaaggaagagcagttgaagtatcagcaatcaggcgtccacctggagaataaaggaataCAAGTCAAACTTTAAGtgatcaggagcccccctgaagaacagaatgacatTTTACTTTTGACATTGCTGGTTGGAGTCaagagcccgcccatataatagagaaGTACACctagagtcaataaagcagaggaatccaACCGATTCCCTAGAgggaaacaacaagaatcccaAACAGAGGAAGGAAGTACATGACACAATGAAAAACAATGCGAAAAaaataagcagttcgagatcggtGGTCAAAGGAGAATACGAAACAAATCGGAAGCAAAGGATACCAAagagtcaccaagacatcaaagcaacaagaagcgcaagggcatgatctagataagattttgtaattcatataaCATGTTCtagtctagctttttgttttctttaagcagggtgtaataaggaggtcaacaaacagtaaaagcagcacgcaacagcagtaacagcaaaaaagcaatcccatggtagtcccagctaccaaaacttcccgaactacattgacctgattcctttatagccaaggatatgtaggaaacctttgaagcagaggttcggtcaaatctttcaaaaaacgcttcccacggagtatccaaacaggcaaaaatcgctcgtatccgctcactttatctttgcacgaaaactcttcgaattttcggacaaagaggggcagctatgagcacgtgatttttgcctcacaagaattactccaaaagaaatcacaaataatattttttatgcaattttgaatttttcgtggcattttatttgtgcatgattgttttatttttaatagggaaaaatataaaaaatagtaatataggtacatgtgcatttaggaattaatgttgcatttttataattaattaatcctGGGTTTTTAtaaaaggataaaataaaataaaaaaaaatatatttaggaATTAAATAAACCATAGTTGCttttaaaagagggaaaaatcgCAAAAAATATGTCTATGTGTTTCTTGCCATtgtgtttaatttttttaattagagCATTAATTATCATGggtgttaaataatatgtgtttaattttactttatttttatttatttttaaaaggaaaataggAAATGAGTCATAAATCAGACTTGGAccgaaatccaggcccaaaccaaattaacCCCTTCACACCCCAACCCAGACACCCTTTTGCCCGGTCCAAATCTCATAAGACATCCGAGCGACGTCGTTTCAGCAGGCGATCAATCGCGGCCATTGATCCTGCATGATCCAACGGCTCAAAGGCCATCTCCTTTACCCACTCCCTGGCCCGACCCGTTGCCCGATTCAAACCAGCACCCAGTTacaaccaaacgacatcgttcccCTCATACGAATTGATCCAGGCCTTTGATCTCCGTTGATCTAACGGCCATGGTCCATCCACCTCACCCGTATATAAGTCATAAAccataccccacgccccctagGCCATACCCCCCCATTTCCCCTTCGTCTCTGATGTTCAGAGACCAGATCAAACCCCGTCTGTAACCACCGTCAAccacccaccggaaatcgcctcacggcggttcagATGGTTCAAATGACCCCATCTTAACACCCTCGACTCTTCTTAACCTCCCCGTTCCAAATCCATAACCCATATccctcgaatcaggccccaacgtctcgaatcttcgatcgaaggttggcctgaaaacccaaCCGTCTCTGATGGCTTCCAAATCAACACCATAGCTTCTCCTGACTACCCTCGTCATAGATCCGGTAATGGCTTAGGTCAAATCCTCctagaactgctcgaatcttcattcgaagattcgagtcaaacagGAACTGCCCAGATCCTTTTCAAATTCGTACTAAATGACCCCTAAGCCTCCCTCACCCCTAAGTCATCCTTAGTTCCCTTCAAATCTGCCCAGAATTGGTCAAACCCTAAATCTGAGAAAAAATgaaaccctaaaatgccaaatcgtGGAATTTGTCCAATTAAacgagggattgaggtctaagagactttaatcgaggtattctcaattgagaatacttcgaataaagtctatTCAACCTCAAAAGGTCCGAATCCAAGTTAAGCATGTGTCCGTATGAATTCTGAAGGTtggaggtatttttcctttttcttttcctgtgTTTATGGTTTTGTTTATCCATATATTTGTGTAGTTTAGTTTTGATTAATTGTCCACATTTTTCAAATCATCTTTTCAGTCCCAGTATCcctcttatttgtttgaatttgtttatgTTCTTTGTTGTGAATAGTCATATGATGTGTAATCAATTCGGATAAGTTCTTGTCAATGCCGATTGAAATTGCCTGATTATTTATAGACTGATTGTTGACAATTATTGTAGATAATCAGTTGATTAGTGCTCGTCAATCAAATCATTCTTGTTTGAAAATCAATAAGTTCGTCAAAAGGATGTTGTGTATGTTGATCTCTAGGAAattagtttcagggcattgtcaatgtGCTGACAATGTTCCTGCATTGATGTGGATTTTGATTCAAGTTTCCATTTCAGCTTCAGTGATTATTTCGAGTTCTGTGTGATGTAATGTGATGTTTGGTTTGAATTCAGTTTTACAAGTGTTGATTAGATATAATTGGGTTAGAAGGTTGCATTTTCAGTTAAGATTCAGTCCAaaatttgttgttgttggtaaaaGCTGCAGTTTAAGGGTATTGCAGGGGGCAATCTGGGAATGAGACAGATGAGGATAATACTTTGGTTTAGTGCTTTGTTAAATAGGGTATTAATTAATGCAATAATGGGGGACAAAGGGAATTGGGAGTGCTGAAAATAAGGGAAAAGGTATCCTTAGTGGCTGATTGATTAGAAAAGcagttttagtgttatttgagtggaaattttctgattttaaaagaaaggGGCCAGGCAGCATTTAAGGGAGGGGGCAGACTTGTATAAGAAGGGGGTTAGGgactgatttcaaaaaaaaaaaagaaccagaTAGAGAGGAGAATAACAAAAGAggaggaacagatctgaaaaaacagatagagagaaagagagctGAAAAATCAGtagagaaaacaagaaaagatagacagagaaaagaaacagaaaaaaaaatagagcacacacacacacacagaatctgaaacagatagagaagaaagaaagaaaatcagaaacatagTTTTCCTTGAATCTGTCCGGGtttgtttgttgatattttttgGTTTAAGTCTGAAATTTCCTAAGATTCCTGCTACTGTGCGTCTGGGTTTCACGGGTCTTGTTGTTTTGCTCAAATCTGCTGAGTCATTGGCATTTTCTGTGggtttttgttgttgctgctactgctgaactttacctcttttaccctcgtttccaggtacatatctgtaaactcatgtcatgaaaagcttcaacattgcaagtaaatgaagtttggaattacaattatgtcttctactcatttaaatttattagtttaagtttcacttttgttttagttggttaatatagtattatacttgacatgataaactaTTAGCAAATTGACCTTTTGAAGTAGTAAATTCTACGAtaatcttatttattttgaagtttagtgatgacatttattgtttgaattgtcgagaatagggaacatggcagaaagttggccattaattaaattttgtgacATTGTTGGCTAAGTATAGgatagtatggaaatatcaagaaactacattactagcATATCTCATCCAATATTCGattttgtttaaagctagatgatgaaaGTTGTATTTTGTTCGTACATTGCGTGGTAACGGTTATGTGCATAACCATGGTGAGAGGTGAATTGATATAATTCGTTACGTTTACGATGTTGGAATATTATGAATGGTTCAGATTGTATACCTACGTTACATGTAATGtcattttattaaatcaatttgtaaattagttttttttccttaacAACAAATGGACCATTTATTTTAGGAATGCGATCAattcattttcttaaaaatagtatataaaataatgcaacaattttttttataaagtgTAGATTTAGTATTTGTGAATAGCTTGTATAAGCCGAGATAAAGAAAATTGGTTTAGTTTATCTATCCCAAATTCAATCATTGTAggcaaattaaccaaataatttgaCCTTTGGACTAAAAACTAGTTGTGTAAAAGGTTGGATTTGTAAATACTAAAATGCAACATTGAAGTCATAGATATACAAAAATAGAGTTCGCtctaaatataacaatgaaaattcttcgaaaactattagtttgtttatcaaattaattcttttcctaGTTTTGCACGTAATTCGCTTTTTGGGTATACGAATATTGTATTCACAATAAAAATGGTAGTTTTAGTTACACGTTGTTtgtttttcatatcattaattctttaaatttaaatagttttgaggtatataattcatacgcgtaaaatataACTTGCGGTCaacacctaataaattttgaattcttttcaagaaatttggagGCGTCCAAATCagtgatttctcatgactttcaTATTTAAGAATAGGGGGATATAATAAACACTTGAAGAAattttatactaccatcaagaatatttttgtgaaactagggatacgttcgcgtgacctaATTACattttctaaaagcaattcggattatgcgttcgcgcaacttcgagcaaacttttaataaaaaggggttcttcggagaatcttaaattaatttcatataacccgagatgtgcagttcactatttgatcatacaagagtgacgaatgttcttaattttattttaagcataatttcgaacataagtttttttataaaaataaaaaataaaaaaaatatatattatcaatcttattgtgtacacgtatgcgtgacacgattctttacatttagaaaaaatataatacgaatatacatacgcgtgattcgtttcaagaaaaGTCTATAagtataaacaatctaaacaaaagcggtaataaaatcaggCAACAGGAAAAAATGTATCtagagataattaagccaagtataaaaactgttaagcgaccgtgctagaaccacgagattcgggaatgcctaacaccttctcccgtattaacagaattccttactcagatttctggtaagcagaatgacaaacagagtcatattctcctcgattcgggattaaaactagtgacttgggacgccataaaattcccaggtggcgactctgaaataaataagcaaatcccgttccgactgtccttcaattggagaaaactccttcacccctcgcggtggtggaaaaaggaggtgtgacaataagtaccatattaatgaaaatatagagaAGAAGAGACAGTACAAAAAAGCTatataaaagcaaaataaaaacaagacaataaggtgatcaacaatgaaagaaaacaatggttagtcataaaaacctgcTACCAATATAAAGCGAGACTACGtgtcaatactactgttatgaacactctatactacctactctactaccctaatgcATGACCTCCAtatcttcctatcaagggtcatgtcctcggtcagctgaagctgcaccatatcttgcctaatcacctctccccacctcttctttggcctacctctacctctctgtaAGCCCTCCAAAtatcaacctctcacacctcatcACCGGTGCgtttgtgctcctcctcctcacatgaccaaaccacctaagccgcgcttcccccatcttgtcctcaataggggccagaCTCACCTTGTCGCTAATAACCTCATTTTTGAtcttatctaacctggtgtgcccgcacatccatctcaacctCATCTCTggtaccttcatcttctggacatgaacGATCTTGgttggccaacactcagccccatacaacatcgttggtctagccaccactctatagaacttacccttaagtttcggcGGAACCTTCTTGTCGTACAAAATACCGGAAACGAGTCTCAATTTCATCTATcacgccccaatacgatgtgtgacatctccATCATTCTTCCcacccccctgaataatagacccaagttACTTAAAACTTCATCTCTTAGagatgacctgcgagtccagcctcacctccccttcctctccttgagtctcgccactgaacttacatTCCAAATATTCTGTCTTAGTCCTGcttaacttgaaacctttagattctagggtctgcctccatacctctaattgcgcgttCACACCGTCTCGCGTCTCATCGATCAGTACAATATCATCTACAATTAGCATGCACCACGACACCTcccttggatgtggcgcgtcTGTACGTCCATCACCATAGCAATGTAttaggagaaaaagaaaaaaaatttgaacCAAAATGGAATAACACAAAGTGGCCTTTAGttgaaaatttcttttttttgtttcatgtGGATTTCCCAATAACGTATTCAGAAAAAGACCACTTATCCTTCGGACGCCGTAATATAGACTATAGAGTATGTGGTATTATTAAACCATAATCTTTTTTATGCTAAACACTTATTCGCATCTAATACTTACCTCAAATTATATTAACTTATGGTTAAGTAATTTCATGAGGTAAGAACATATATGTAAGTTAActataattaaatgataaaagttTATGCACAAACATATATCATGCATCTTTTGATGTAAAATCAAGCATACATAACTATAAAATACAACCTCTAATGAGCAGAAATTCTAGCTAGACTACATAATATCCTATCCTTTAGTGTGAGAATCGTCCTTTTTCTATGATCCTAAAAATTCTACAgattttttaaacaattaagaaaGCAAATTCACTAAACTATCCAAAATGCAAACCTCAATGTGATGTTTTTCAATATATTAACTTTTTGACCACTTTAATGTTTTCTACTTCTATCATCAATATATTATACAAGTCAAATTAACGTACTGCACCTGTACCCAGTTAAAACACGTAATATTGTTCAAATTGTTAGCACCAAGACTCAAATAATCCGAATTTAATTCGTTTGACCAAAGCTTAAATTCGAACAGGAATTAGTTCATGATTAAACACAACCTAAATGATATAAACATATTACCAAACTGTCTAAAACTAAAAGAGCAAGCCCTTTAGTATTAGCTGATTGAATAATTACTAGTTCTAATCTTTGGGCTGCAAATTTTTTGGCTACCGCTTCACCATTGCATAACAATGACAGTAACTTGCAGGCACAATTTAAGAAACCCTATAACAGAGTACAGAAAATTTCTTTCACAACACAGCATGACTATACTTTTCTGTTCCATTCTCGGCTTGTTTAGCACAGTGGCATCCAAAAGGACAACTCTGGTGCCAACTTTAACTATGTCCATCTTCAAAAGGAGTTGCCTCAAGTTCATTACTCAAGCCTAAATGTAACCTAAGTACAGCTCTTTTCTCAACAACCGCATTACTCTTTGACAACAGAGTACCCAAATGAATTTGGTTCATTGTTCCTATTTACTTGCAGGAGCAGGCAAAATCCTAGTTTGCAGGTCAAAGAAAAAGTCATAGTTCCATATCAGCTCATGGAAATTGCAGCACAGAAACTCAATGCTCATCCTGCATTCACTGTGTTGAACCAAAAAATCTTCAGTTCAAGGAACAAGTGATTCAGAAAACCTTGTTACCTACAGTCAAAAGGACAAATATTTAGCATGGGAGCAACCAAACTACTCCAGAGACACACGGTCAGAATATGACGGTGAGGGAGAGACTAGAGAGAATGTGTCCTACCAGCAGAAGCACCTTCACAAATGTTTAGCCCTCCAGTCCACGGTAAGATTCTCATCACTGTCACCATCACTTGATGATTCATCATCACTGGACTCCTTATCTACAACCTTATTTTCTTTGCTGCCTAACGAAGAATTAGCAGCCTTAAGTTCCATCTTCTTCCTCCTCAACATCTCCAGTCTTTCCCGATAGCCCCTGAAGTCATGCAAGATAAAAGTTTATTAACTTTGGACCATGTaaacaaaatatagcaaaattttcaaaaaggaGAAAATCATTTCGTCATTTGAGAAACTGACCTCTGTTCAACAGCTACTTCCTCTTCAATCATTTCTGCAGCATCAACCTGCAATATAAATGGCAAAGTGGGTCGATAAATGGGTTAATAAGATAAAAAATTCACAGATGGCTCAACAACTATTTTGTAATAAAAGATGACCTCTTCTTCTTCTAAACGGTTGTCAACCTCTTTTAAGTCTTCTTGGATTAACTTCTCAAATTCTTTGTACTCATCCCTGCAATGAAGTCATTAGAGTCAAGGTCAACTTTGTCTGGAGGAGGAAACATattgggttgggggggggggggtaagtgtggggggggggggttccacAAGGACTGAGACTAGATTAGTTATGCCACTGAAAGAACACAGTAGTCATATAAAAAGTAAGATGATTTATCTACTCCAAAATGTGAATGAGCTGATGAAAAAACAGAGAGAATAAATTTACTTTCTGATGCAACAGCTATATTTTGATTACATCCAAATCAATAAAATCAAAGACTTCATATGCCAATTAGCTTCAGCTATTGCACGACACAACCATGACCACTACACATTTCCAGACTGTCCACAGAATAAAGCGCACCGGGAAGCAGTTCAACTGCACCACTGAACCATGACTGTTACAGCAACTAATTAGAAGTAATCGTGATGAAGCTGGAGGTAGTGGTGCTGTAGCCTGCAATTCAGGAGAACATGAATACTATTTCGAAAGTTGGAGGAATAAATGGAAGAAACATGAGCCTTATAGCTCTTATGACTCTGAAAGAGAGCAGCATCCGACAATATCCTGCATCTATATTGCCAGCATAACGTGGTGCTTCTCCTCTGGATATCCTATTCATCTAGGGTAGCAATTTACTTTCTGGTTCAGGCTACTCATTTGGATATTCTATTCATATAGAGTAGCAATTGGCTTTCTGTTCAGGTTAAAGAGACAGCAGGACAAGACATGAAAGATCCCATCTGAGGTCGAAggtattaaaaaaaaggaaaacagttGAAGACACAACAATCAAAGAGTAAGAAACTAGGCTGCTTAGCAAGCGATATCAAGTTATCAAATCTTACTTGACAtctggtttgactggtgtaataCCACGAGCACGTAAGTCAGCATCTTTGTTATCAAAGAAACCTGCAGGGAGAGCTCCTTTGACCTGCTTAGCATCTGAACCAGAACTCAGTTTTGACATTGGCCCATTTTCACCAGATCGCTGATTTTCTGTGCTTCTAGTGTCAGCATTCTTGGAAGAAGATAAGCCCTGCATGCTAGACCTTGACAACGACGTTTCCTCCACTTCAGTTTGATCTGAAACTGGAGCATGTCTGTTTGATACGTGGTCTCCCAACCTAGCCGAATCTTTCTCTGAAACACAAATATATAGATAAGGCATCCATGAAAATGAGAGCAAGATAAACTTTTATATTGCAATACCATGTCTTCATTACTGTAGAATAATATTTTTAGGGTAGGGGATACCAAGTCCTCATTACAAAGTATATATCAAATCAGAAATATCATTGTATATCTAAGTCTTCCATACAAAGTACAGAGAGGCAGAATCAGGCACGCCAAAAGCAGCAAAATTACTGATTTCTCTACCTATCGTTCCACCTTTTCTCTCCTTCTCTCATTGCAAATACGTTCTTCCTTTAAAGCAGATATTAAACAAAATATACACAAAATGGACCCAACAAAGACTCACCATACAGCCAATGTGCATGGATTTTATGATTAACACTTGCAAAATCTTAGAATGTCTTGTTTTTTTTCAATATCATGGAATGCATTGAAGACAGTGTCATGCTTCAATCACTGTTTAAATTTTCTATACGGAAACCTTCTAAGAAAAGGTAAATTCCCACAGAAGCACCTTACCAATTTTTGGCCTCTTTGTCTCTTGATTATCAAAAAAATTGGGAGGAAGCATAGATGATGCACGAGGCTTGGACAATCCAACAGAAGCTTCAGGTTCTTTACGGCTTACGCCCTCAGGAAGTTCAGACTTGGGTTTAGGCAACTCCTTTGGAGGCTCGCTTCTTACAGTGTTTGGGCTTTTCACTGCAGCAGCATTAGCTTTGAGATTATTTATGGCCTGTACAAAACATCAGAATCTGTCTAAGCAGGGAAGAGTACAGCACAGACCTCACATGTGATATCTAAAGGAGAAAACAAGAGATGAATAGCAAGAACTAAGGAAGTCCTTAGAAAGCACACCAAAGGTTACATAACACGTGCATGAAGCTTAGATGACCAGCAGAAAACTCGTACAAATTAGTTGAACCCAGCCCTTATGAGTTCTTCCCTTTTAgctaaaaattcaaatatttctACTTCGTACCTATGTGAGGCTAGTCTGATAGGATTTTtgtcttagactgctagtggttaatgttgtgtcttactactctTCCGTTTTTCATAGTGCTTGGTCTTTTTACTGGCTATCGCTTTTGCgtttcatctattttctggtttTTACGATGTTGTTATTATTCATTTGGTCTCTGTTGgcgatactaatattgtctcttttcgtcttcttgagtcgagggtcttttagaaacaacctctctacacCCTCGGGGTGGGAGTAAGGTctacatacacactaccctccccggaccccacttgtgagattttatTAGGTCGTTGTTGTTGTCAACTATAGTAAGCCCCCtgacccaaaaaaaaaacccaaaaaggCATTATAATTCCTCCCCAATCAACCTTCCTACATTAGATTCACAACACATTGTTCCAATCAATTCCTATTCCTTTTGCTTCCTGTACCGGCATGCCACTTGAAAtgcctttttcattttcaatgAACCCAGAGCAACTTCTACAATCACAAAGCAAAAGTAAATTTAGACCATCCCAAAActatgagttcttgatgaaaacGTAAACTAGCCATATGGCCAATTGAGAATTATGAAGGACAATGATCCCTTTATTAGAAAAAGAAGCAAACTGATGACTTCAAAGCTGACAAGTCTGGCATGGCCTTGTGGAACCTACTTTACCTGATGCTTATACTCGAACAAAAAACATACCTCAAGCTAAAAACAAAAGGCGAAAGGATATGCTCATGTTAATATACAAATGGCTTAATGTGTTCATCTTAGCATGATCGAAAGCACCTTTTTCTTAAAGAAGTGCGAATGACCACATCGTGACTATTTTACTGAGCTTGGACTAGCATGCACCAAATTCCAGTATGCAAAAAGTTAAGACCAAATTCCAGTATGCAAAAAGTTAAGATCCTACCTCATGATGTTTACGAGAAGCTTGATGTCCAGGCCACTGTGATTCAGATTTCAGAACAATGTCACACACTCTACATACAGGCTGATCGTGCTCATTGTACCTGTGCTATACATTAGACATGATTTGAGAGTGAGAATCAGAAAAAGCTAGTGCCTACAACTCTACAGTAGACAATGCACCTTTAACTAGGACTGTAAATACAAAACTGTGTTAAGTATAGATCGCAATCATGTCCAATCATGTAAAAGATCAAATACAACAAATAGTATATTTATATCACATCCGAATGCAGATAAAACTTCCCATCTTGAAAAATAAAAGTAGTTtacatcaaaaccaagaacacACGCAGATGCTGATTTGGTAATTAAACAAGGATGACAACAACTGGAGTTATAGATGAAAGCATTAGGCTAAATTTTAGAAGCCAAGATCTTGCTATAACTATCAATAGCATTGAGTTTCCAGATGCTCAATCTATCTTTGGATGGCAAAAACATTTCAGAAAGCTTGTTGTCATACATGAATTTTTTAAAGGGCATATAGCAGGGACTTTAGTCATTTTTCGATAACAGAGAACTACCCAAGGGCTATTGGCGCACGGTTCGAAACTTGGTAAGTAATGGACTCGCACCTCtatcc
The sequence above is drawn from the Nicotiana tabacum cultivar K326 chromosome 13, ASM71507v2, whole genome shotgun sequence genome and encodes:
- the LOC107818606 gene encoding protein ABA AND ROS SENSITIVE 1, yielding MDKRALYRAKLKEQKQKRIDSPLVRYNEHDQPVCRVCDIVLKSESQWPGHQASRKHHEAINNLKANAAAVKSPNTVRSEPPKELPKPKSELPEGVSRKEPEASVGLSKPRASSMLPPNFFDNQETKRPKIEKDSARLGDHVSNRHAPVSDQTEVEETSLSRSSMQGLSSSKNADTRSTENQRSGENGPMSKLSSGSDAKQVKGALPAGFFDNKDADLRARGITPVKPDVKDEYKEFEKLIQEDLKEVDNRLEEEEVDAAEMIEEEVAVEQRGYRERLEMLRRKKMELKAANSSLGSKENKVVDKESSDDESSSDGDSDENLTVDWRAKHL